In Planctomycetia bacterium, the sequence CCACACCTTCGTTCTCGACCGTGAACCCTTCTTCCGGCGTCCAGATAGCAAAGCCGGGTGCGGTCACGTTACCGCCGTCCATCAGGGTGGGGTATCCACTAATGCCGACGAGTCCACCCCAGGTGCGTTTGCCGACCAGCGGCCCGACCTGGTACTTGCGGAACATCCACGGCAGCATATCGCCACCCGAACCAGCGCCTTCATCAATGATCATGGCTTTGGGACCATGAATCGCAGCGCTGGGGGATCGCCAATCTGCACCGTGACGGGGCGCCCAGTAGGAAGTAAATGGACGACGCAGAATGTCAATGTAGTAATCAGCAATCTGACCGCCTGAGTTGAACCGTTCATCCACCACCAGGCCTTCTTTGTCAATCTGGGGGAAGAAGTAGCGCTTGAAGTATGCTACACCCTGACCAGCCGTATCGGGCACATAAACGTAGCCAACGCGGTTATTGGTCATCTTGGCTACTTTCCGCAGGTTGCCTTCCATCCACTCACGATTCCGCAGAGCGGTTTCGCTGGTGAGAGGTACCACGTTCACCGTACGGCTCCCCTTGCCATCAGCATTGGGGCCAACGGTCAATTCGATGCTCTTGCCGGCTGTGTTCTCGAAGAGAGAATAAACTTCCGTAGGAGCTTTGAGGTCTACTCCACGAACCGCCAGAAGGAAATCACCTTCCTTGACATCTACTCCCGGAGCAGTGAGCGGTGATCGCAGATCGGGAGTCCAGTTCAGGCCACCGTAAATTTTCTTGAACTTATAGCGGCCATCCACAACCTCGAAATCGGTGCCAAGCAAGCCACCGGGAACTGTTTTGCGATCATACAGCCTTTCACCGGGAGTGGTGTAGCTGTGACCGACTGCCAGTTCGCTGAGCATCCAGCGGATGACTTTGTACAGGTCTCCCGAGTTGGTCAAATGTGGCAGGAATACTTCGTACTTCTTCTCCATAGCGGGCCAGTCAGCGCCGTGCATGTAAGGATCATAGAAATAGTCGCGGTTGATGCGCCACGCTTCATGGAAGATCTGTTTCCATTCTGCACGCGGATCAATGCGGACTTCAATGGCATCGAGGTTGAGTTTCCCAGAACCACCCTCCGATGTTTCGCCACCACTAGGTGGAGCGCCGCCACCACCCGGACGACCGCGACCACTGCCGCCTCCCAGCATGGCAGCCATACCGCCGCCTGCTCCACCACCACCTGCGGTATTGGCGATGAACCAGCTGTCTGGTGAAGTAGCGTAAAGCACTTTCTTGGCATCGGGAGTCAGTTCATAGCTCATGCAGACAGCCTGTACAGTGTCTTCCTTCTTCTTGTCGACGTCGTATCGCTTGAGTGAAGCGCCGCCGCCTGGGCCGCCTCGTCCACCACGACCACCACCTTCATCACCACCGCTGCGTGCAAGGTAATAAATCTGGTTGGCTGCACCCGCTGAAAGTGCCACATAATTGCCTGAACTGATCGGAATTGCCACAATGCGCTGATCGATGCCTGCAAAATCAATCTTGAATGGTTCTTTCTTTTCCGTTGCGCCACCCCGGCGTGCACCTTCACCCCGCTTGGCTGGTGCAGCTTCATCGGTCTTCTTTTCTTCTTTCTTCTCATCTCCCTTTTCGTCACCTTCTTCGTCCGATTTCTTTTCGGGTGCAGGTCGGCGAGCTGGTGTCGAGGCTTCCGTGGTGCCCTTTTCTTCATCGCTTTCCTTCAGGAAAGGAGAAGGAGTATCCTTACGGAGCGTTACCAGGTTAATAGCCCAGCGGGGCTGACGGGTATCGGAAGCCGACTGGGAAAACCCATGCTTGCTCATCGCCGTATCGCTGGAGGAAAGGAAATACAGATACTTGCCTGCAGAATCGAAGGCAGGTTCTGTTGCTTCGCTGAGTCCATCGGTAATCGGATAGGCTTTGTTCTCTTCGAGAGAGTAAACAAAGACCTGGGCAATGCGTGCCGGGGTGTCGATCGAGTAGGTGATCCATTTGGAATCGGGGGACCAACTGCTCAGTTTCACACCACGGGAGAAACCATACTTGGGTTCTACAATCTTGGTCTGTTTGCCTGATTCAATGTCTAGGCAATAGAGCGACTGGGAGTTGTCGTTGAAGAGAATCTTCTTCGAATCGCGCGACCAGACAGGGTTACTGTAGAAACCGCTGCCATTGATCTTGATCTTCTTCACTTCACCTTTGCCGTTCTGTGGTGCAAGGTGCAGTTCATATTCGCCGCTGGCATCGGAGAAGTAGGCAATGGTCTTGCCATCAGGCGACCAGGAAGGGTCGCGTTCATGGTTGCCAACCGTATTGGTCAGGTTGCGAGGATCGCCTTTTTCTGCTGGTACCGTGACAATTTCACCACGGAACTCGATGGCGGCACGTGCGCCGCTGGGGGAAATGGAAGCGCCGCGAACATATTTGGTCCCCTTGGCAAAGCGGGCGCGGGCTTCCACTGCATCGGTAGCTATGCCCACTGGCAGGCGAGCCGTGGTGGTCTGCCCAGGAATCAGTGTGTGCAGGTAACCAGCTTGTTCGAAGATGATCTTGCCGCCACCCACACTCAGGTCAAGCACGGGAAAATCAGTGAATTTCGTTACTTGTTTGAGTTCCTTCGAGGATGGTTCGTAAGTGAAGATGTTGTATTCGCCGTTGCGATCAGAACGGAAGTAGATCGTATTGCCTACCCAGTTGGGGTCGAGATCGTTACATCGTTCCTTGGGCTGGGCAATTTCAACAACTTCGTGATCCTTGACGCGATAAATCCAGATACGGGAATGTGTGCCGCCACGATAGTGCTTCCACTGCGCAGTAGCATCACGAACCGGAGTATAGGCGATGTATTCACCATCGGAAGAATAGCTGGCTTCAAAACCCCAGGGAATAGGCAACTGGTTGGGCATGCCACCTTTCAGGTCAACCGTAAAGAGCTGCATGTGGCGGTTGCTGTAAACATGGCGATTGGATGCAAACAATACTTTGCCATCTGGCGTGAAGCCACGGACGATGTCGGGGCCGGGATGCCAGGTGAGCCGAGTGGGTGTGCCGCCGGTCACCGGGATGGTATAGACATCAGTGTTTCCATCGTACTGTGCACTGAAGGCGATGGTCTGGCCATCAGGGGAGAACATAGGGTTGGATTCCACGCCAGTATCGGAAGTGAGTCGGCGGGGATTCTTGCCATCCTGGTCAGCGACCCAGAGGTCTTCTGAGTAAACGAAGGCAATATTCTTGGTGCTGATGGCTGGCTGCGTGAGCAGTCGCGTATCAGTAACGTCAGGGTCGGCATACAACGTTGCTGCGGTACTGAGTACAGCCAGGCTCGTTGCAGCTAACCCCGGGCGCAGATGCTTCCACATGGTTGAGGTCTCGCTACGGGAAAAGATTTGATGTTCCGACTATCCTAAGCTGAAGAGAACATAACGAACAGCATAAACCTAGTTTCTTAGGCGTATCTCATCGGTTTTTCAGGATCGTTCTGCTCGGCGTGGGTCTCCTGACCCTGCCGTACCCACTGCGATCCGGTCCTCTTCCAGCTTTACTTTCACCACCTCAGCACCAAAGAAAATGATCTGTGCAGAGTAGTAGACCCAGATCAGGAAGATCACCACCGAACTTGCCGCACCAAACGCGGTCGCCAGCGATTTTCCCATGTAGGTCAGGTACCATACAAAAAAGAGCCGACCCAGGAAGAACAAACAAGCAGCTACCAGTGCACCAAACCAGAGCTTGCGGTATGGTATTTTATTGTGGCTGAGAAACCGGAAGGTAATCATGATCATGCCAGCAGTGAGCAGAATATAGAGTGCGTAATGCAGTGCCGACCAGTAAACCGTGCCACCAGCCCAGTTCTCCTGAAGAATCTTGAGAAAATAGGTGACGATACCATCACCAATAAACAATACCAGCCAGAATGCTCCACTGACAATCACCATGATGAGGGCGAGGAAATAATTTTTGACATATCCGTAGAGCCAATGACGGTTCTGGACAGGCTTGATGTTCCAGATCATTTCCAAGGCAGTGCCCATCTGCAGGAAGAAATTGCACGCAGTCAATAACAGTATCACCGGACCCAGAATGCTGGCCCACAAGGTTGTTTGCGGTTGCCAGACCTGTTCCACCAGTTGCTGCACCGCCTGGGCGCCTTCCTTGCCAATGTTCTCCGTAGTTATTTCGAAAATGCGCTGTTTGACTTCAGCTTCGCCGAAGAACACACCAATGCCTGCAATGGCAATGATGAGCATAGGTGCAATCGAAAAGAGAGCATAATACGCGAGGGCAGCTCCCAGGTAAGATCCTCGATCCTCGCTCCACGAAAGGCCCGCTTTCCACAGTGTTGTAATGACAGGGATACGCATGTACGAACCACAGGGGATTGATATCACTCCCTCAAACTATGACTTTCATAGGTGAAACCAGTCAAGTCGTGGTTAGAATAACGGTATATCATGATTGTTATCCATATTTGCGGGCCGCCTTCGAGGAAGAACACTGATGCTGACACCGATCAAGGTAGCACATTCTCCCGAAGAGAAGTTTCGAGAGTACCTTGCCAGTCGCCCGCGACCTCAGCGATTCACTTCGCCGCAGCGAGACCTGATTCGTTACATCTTCAAACAGCATCAGCATTTTGATGCGGAAGAACTCTGTGCTGCCGCCGACCGGGAAGGGCTGCAGGCCAGCCGGGCAACGATTTACCGCACCCTCAGCAAATTGGTGGAAGCCGGGCTCTTACGACGAGTGCCCCTCGGCGAGCGCGTCGTCTACGATCATGACTATGGCTACCCGCAGCATGCCCACCTGCACTGCACCCAGTGCAGCAGGATGATTGAAGTCACATCAAGCGAACTGGAAAACCTGGTGCCCATCCTGGCAGGCAAACAGCAATTCCATGCGAACAGTTACAACCTGGTAGTGCGAGGCATCTGCGCCGAGTGCAACAAGGCTCGCACCATGAAACGCAGGCTGGATTTGATTTGAACATTGCCACCGTGTGATGATGCTTGAAAACAGAGCTGCCCATCGCTTGCTCATGAATTGAGATATGTGGCCGGCACAAATATCAATTCAATCCTTGGAGGTTCTGGCAGACTATTGGGCTTGCAATTGAAACGAATTAGTTAACAAAACAGGGATAACTATGATTGGCATACGCCATGCACTGCAATTTGTTTCTGTGATTGCTACCGTATTGTTAAGTACGATGATCTCATGGCAATATGGATACAGTCGGCTCTATGGGGCACTATGCGGAATGGCAGTTGTATTCATCGTATATGCCATCTATTTATGTGTATTGTTCATTAAACCACATCGCCGTTGACAATTGGTGAATCAACGAACACCTCTCTACAGTTGTGAGCAGCGCTCGGCGCGGGTCTCCTGACCCCGCCGTTCCGCGACCGAAGGTCTCCCATACCCCTCACCCCTCAATTAACAACCCATGAGACTCTCCCGTTTGCCCTTGCACTCCCAAAGCTCTTCTTTAGTTTGAAGAGAAGCGTTGAGCTTCTTCACGCCGACGAAGGAATGGTTGCATGAGTATCATCAGTGTGGAACCCACGGCCAGCGATGTCACTGCCGTTGAGCGATTGCGATCGGCTTATCAGCAGCTTTGCGGCGAAGTGGGCAAGGTCATCGTGGGGCAGGATGAAGTGGTGGAACAGGTGCTGCTGGCAGTCTTTTGCCGGGGCCATGCAGTGCTCGTCGGTGTACCAGGTTTGGCCAAGACCCTGCTGGTCAGCACACTTTCCCAGGTACTTGATCTACAATTCAAACGCATTCAGTTTACGCCAGACTTGATGCCCAGCGATATTACCGGCACCGAAGTCATTCAGGATGACCCAGCTACCAGGCAGCGCGTCTTCAAGTTTCTTCCCGGGCCACTCTTCACCAACCTGGTGCTGGCCGATGAAATCAACCGCACACCCCCCAAGACCCAAGCCGCTTTGCTCGAAGCTATGCAGGAACGCAAAGTTTCGATCGGCGGACAGGATCATCTACTGCCCAATCCGTTCTTTGTACTCGCTACACAGAACCCTATTGAGCAAGAAGGTACTTATCCACTGCCTGAAGCTCAGCTTGACCGGTTCCTGTTCATGATTCAAGTCGGCTACCCGACTGCTGACGAAGAGGACAAGATCATGAGGCAGGGAACGGCAGAGCATGTGCCGCAGGTCAATAAAATTTTGAATGCTGACGATATTCTGTCGCTGCAAAGCCTGGTACGCCGGGTGCCAGTAGCAGATCAGGTCTATCACTATGCCCGGAAGCTGGTGCGTATGACTCGCCCACAGACGGAGGACGCCACGCCGTTCGTCAATCAGTGGCTGCTCTGGGGAGCTGGCCCGCGTGCATCCATGAACCTGATCCTGGCCGCCAAGGCTCGTGCCATTCTCCGAGGCCAGTTCCATGTATCGCCAGACGATGTACAGGCGATGGCCGCACCGATTCTTCGACATCGCCTGGTAGCCAACTTCGCTGCTCAGAGTGAAAACATCACCAGCGATGTCATTGTCAAAAAACTGCTCGAATCTGTTCCCAAACTGGCTTCGTAACCATGCCTCTGACCTTACCCGCTGATGCCATTGCACGAGCTGAAGCTCTGGGTATCCAAGCCAGGGAGATCGTGGAAGGACTGCGGCTGGGAGATCATCGCAGCCCCTATCGTGGATATTCCGTCGAGTTTATCCAGCATCGCGAATATGTTCCCGGCGATGATCTTCGCCACATTGACTGGAAAGTCTACGGTAGGCAGGAACGGTATACGATTAAGCAGTACCGGCAGGAAACCAATTTCATCAGCAGGCTGGTTGTCGATGTGAGCAAATCGATGGACTATGGCAATGGTCCACAGAACAAGCTTGCCTATGCCAAGTTGCTGGCAGCGACGATGAGCTATGTCATCATCAATCAGGGTGATGCATGCGGGCTTGATCTCTTTGATAGCACTTGGCGGGTGCGGTTGGCGCCCAGCAGTCAGCCTGCACAGATTCGTACCATTTTGCAGGCACTTGAATCAGTAGAGCCAGCACAGGAAACAACTATCGCCCCGCTGCTGCATGAACTGGCTGACAGCGTCAAACGGCGAGGCTTGTTTTTCCTGATCACCGATGGTTTCGATGAAGTAGCTCCACTCCTGAAAGCGTTGCAACATCTCCGTTTCAAAGGGCACGAAGTAACACTGCTCCATGTTCTTCATCCAGATGAATGTACCTTTCCTTTCGAAGGGCATATTCGTTTCGATGGCATGGAAGATAACTCACGTTATCTGACCAGGCCACATTTACTGCGCGCTGCCTATCGCCGGGCGTTTGAACAGTACCAAAGCGAGTTGCGACGGGGTTGCGAGACACAGCATGTGGATTATGTGCAGGCCCGTACCGATCAGCCTCTCAGTAGCCTGGTGACCCAGTGGCTGGCCCGCCGTTCCCGCATGAACAGGATGTGAGGCATGACATTTCTGTCACCAGCCTGGATGACTACCGCCTTCATGGGATTGGCTGCATTAAGCATCCCTATCATCATTCACTATCTGTTCCGCAGCCGCTACCGTGTGGTGCCCTGGGCAGCGATGGAGTTTCTGAAAAAGAGCCTGGAAGAAGCCACCCGTCGTATCCGCTTTCGTGAATTAATCTTGTTGTTGATGCGGATGGCCCTCCTGGGGATGCTGGCATTTGCCCTGATGAGACCATCTTCACTTCGGCAGCGAGGCGATGCCAATTCGCCCGTCGATGCTG encodes:
- a CDS encoding PD40 domain-containing protein, which produces MWKHLRPGLAATSLAVLSTAATLYADPDVTDTRLLTQPAISTKNIAFVYSEDLWVADQDGKNPRRLTSDTGVESNPMFSPDGQTIAFSAQYDGNTDVYTIPVTGGTPTRLTWHPGPDIVRGFTPDGKVLFASNRHVYSNRHMQLFTVDLKGGMPNQLPIPWGFEASYSSDGEYIAYTPVRDATAQWKHYRGGTHSRIWIYRVKDHEVVEIAQPKERCNDLDPNWVGNTIYFRSDRNGEYNIFTYEPSSKELKQVTKFTDFPVLDLSVGGGKIIFEQAGYLHTLIPGQTTTARLPVGIATDAVEARARFAKGTKYVRGASISPSGARAAIEFRGEIVTVPAEKGDPRNLTNTVGNHERDPSWSPDGKTIAYFSDASGEYELHLAPQNGKGEVKKIKINGSGFYSNPVWSRDSKKILFNDNSQSLYCLDIESGKQTKIVEPKYGFSRGVKLSSWSPDSKWITYSIDTPARIAQVFVYSLEENKAYPITDGLSEATEPAFDSAGKYLYFLSSSDTAMSKHGFSQSASDTRQPRWAINLVTLRKDTPSPFLKESDEEKGTTEASTPARRPAPEKKSDEEGDEKGDEKKEEKKTDEAAPAKRGEGARRGGATEKKEPFKIDFAGIDQRIVAIPISSGNYVALSAGAANQIYYLARSGGDEGGGRGGRGGPGGGASLKRYDVDKKKEDTVQAVCMSYELTPDAKKVLYATSPDSWFIANTAGGGGAGGGMAAMLGGGSGRGRPGGGGAPPSGGETSEGGSGKLNLDAIEVRIDPRAEWKQIFHEAWRINRDYFYDPYMHGADWPAMEKKYEVFLPHLTNSGDLYKVIRWMLSELAVGHSYTTPGERLYDRKTVPGGLLGTDFEVVDGRYKFKKIYGGLNWTPDLRSPLTAPGVDVKEGDFLLAVRGVDLKAPTEVYSLFENTAGKSIELTVGPNADGKGSRTVNVVPLTSETALRNREWMEGNLRKVAKMTNNRVGYVYVPDTAGQGVAYFKRYFFPQIDKEGLVVDERFNSGGQIADYYIDILRRPFTSYWAPRHGADWRSPSAAIHGPKAMIIDEGAGSGGDMLPWMFRKYQVGPLVGKRTWGGLVGISGYPTLMDGGNVTAPGFAIWTPEEGFTVENEGVAPDHDVEMWPKDVIAGRDPQLEKAVALVMEALEKNPKKIDQRPAYPRRAAKKDGN
- a CDS encoding YihY/virulence factor BrkB family protein → MRIPVITTLWKAGLSWSEDRGSYLGAALAYYALFSIAPMLIIAIAGIGVFFGEAEVKQRIFEITTENIGKEGAQAVQQLVEQVWQPQTTLWASILGPVILLLTACNFFLQMGTALEMIWNIKPVQNRHWLYGYVKNYFLALIMVIVSGAFWLVLFIGDGIVTYFLKILQENWAGGTVYWSALHYALYILLTAGMIMITFRFLSHNKIPYRKLWFGALVAACLFFLGRLFFVWYLTYMGKSLATAFGAASSVVIFLIWVYYSAQIIFFGAEVVKVKLEEDRIAVGTAGSGDPRRAERS
- a CDS encoding transcriptional repressor, encoding MMLTPIKVAHSPEEKFREYLASRPRPQRFTSPQRDLIRYIFKQHQHFDAEELCAAADREGLQASRATIYRTLSKLVEAGLLRRVPLGERVVYDHDYGYPQHAHLHCTQCSRMIEVTSSELENLVPILAGKQQFHANSYNLVVRGICAECNKARTMKRRLDLI
- a CDS encoding MoxR family ATPase is translated as MSIISVEPTASDVTAVERLRSAYQQLCGEVGKVIVGQDEVVEQVLLAVFCRGHAVLVGVPGLAKTLLVSTLSQVLDLQFKRIQFTPDLMPSDITGTEVIQDDPATRQRVFKFLPGPLFTNLVLADEINRTPPKTQAALLEAMQERKVSIGGQDHLLPNPFFVLATQNPIEQEGTYPLPEAQLDRFLFMIQVGYPTADEEDKIMRQGTAEHVPQVNKILNADDILSLQSLVRRVPVADQVYHYARKLVRMTRPQTEDATPFVNQWLLWGAGPRASMNLILAAKARAILRGQFHVSPDDVQAMAAPILRHRLVANFAAQSENITSDVIVKKLLESVPKLAS
- a CDS encoding DUF58 domain-containing protein, whose product is MPLTLPADAIARAEALGIQAREIVEGLRLGDHRSPYRGYSVEFIQHREYVPGDDLRHIDWKVYGRQERYTIKQYRQETNFISRLVVDVSKSMDYGNGPQNKLAYAKLLAATMSYVIINQGDACGLDLFDSTWRVRLAPSSQPAQIRTILQALESVEPAQETTIAPLLHELADSVKRRGLFFLITDGFDEVAPLLKALQHLRFKGHEVTLLHVLHPDECTFPFEGHIRFDGMEDNSRYLTRPHLLRAAYRRAFEQYQSELRRGCETQHVDYVQARTDQPLSSLVTQWLARRSRMNRM